One Acidobacteriota bacterium DNA window includes the following coding sequences:
- a CDS encoding tyrosine-type recombinase/integrase — protein KLSNVRFHDLRHTFATNLVMNGVDLVTVKEILGHSEIAMTVRYSHPSDLRKMDAVERLVIQGKQSSDAPPSGSESHKLVTNAAKQESRSLRTN, from the coding sequence AAACTCTCGAATGTCAGGTTCCATGACCTACGCCACACGTTCGCAACGAACCTCGTAATGAACGGTGTCGACCTCGTGACGGTGAAAGAAATCCTCGGCCATAGCGAAATCGCCATGACAGTGCGGTACTCACATCCTTCGGACTTGAGAAAAATGGACGCGGTGGAGCGGCTTGTGATCCAAGGAAAACAGAGCTCGGATGCCCCTCCCAGCGGGTCAGAAAGTCACAAATTGGTCACAAACGCCGCAAAGCAAGAATCTCGAAGTCTTAGAACTAATTGA